TTGCTATCACTAGCTTTTTAAAAACTGATATCTCATCTGTTTatcttctttccctctttctagGGCTGCCTGGGTTGATAGGCCATTGGTTCCTCTATCTTGTCCTTCAGGCTGTAGATGATTATGCTGGAACTTTACCTGGCAGATGTGGAGTTGTCCTCATACTCTCATCTACTTTGAGAAGATGTTCACCAGGAAGACCTGTAAAGACATCTTCGGAATCTTTTAGGATCTTTTTAACAGTCATTGGTTTAGTGGCCTGTGAAATGTTGAAAATCTCTTCTGGTATTTGTGGGATTATCAGCCAAATCTTTTGATCTGCTTCGGCAACTCTTTTGGTTCACTGAcatcctttagtgaaggaaaactgtcatccttacctggtttggccacATGAGTAGATTTTGTAAAACGCTTTCTAACTGGAATTCCAGATCTTCGTTCTTCCCATTGGATTGGGCTCAGAGCTTTACTTGTCCTATTGGGTTGAGTATCAACCCATCATAAAGCCTGAATCCATCCTCTGAAGTATTCATTATTGGTCAGCAACTTCACACAGTCTGTGAAACCCATGATGTTGCACCAGCGTCTATCCAACACTTCACATTTGCTTGATGCTGTCTTTCTGCAGCCTTCATTCTAAAGTCATAAACCATTTATCATCTTTAGACCTGACATTGCCAGCCTGTCATATAGCATAACGTTAGAATCATCAGAAACTCAGTTTGTCAGACTCATTGGGTGACATCTCTCCGGCAGCCATCTTGATTGGCTTCTTTTTCATCTTTGTAGCTAAACACTTGAATGCAAAGTGGTTCTGCTTCTTACAGTTAGAACAGTGGTTTCTCCACATTCAACACATTTCTTTTTTGTTTGTGTGGCTCCTTCACAATATTCACATCCTGTCTGTGGCTACAAACTTCCTGCTGTCTCTTCTGCAAAtatttcttcccttttctttcaccacaacaatggtgaaatttgaattcaataataatctggaataaaaagcttgCAATTATCGTTAAAAAGAAGACCCTTCTGGTTCACTCATGCTCTTTATgggaagaaatctgccatcctcacctggaccggtctacatgtgaatccagacacaCACCAATGTGGTTGGCTAAATGTTGGCCATTCCAttaatgaatattttaaaaattaaagaaaGTCACCTATTCCCCAgttaaaagatttaaaaagacagcTCCAATTTTCCTTGCCAAAAAAATTTTAAGAGATTTGCCTGCTTTCCAATTTCTTAGTTTTACAGAGATTTTGTTGCTAAACATTTTTAACAGAAAGGACCATTTTCCATTGCTGCAGGTTTTAGTAGCAGAGCTACTTTTCCTTGATAAGGGGAGGACAAACTAGGGCATGACATAGTCAATAAATGATAGGATTTTGTGAAGCgtagaggaacaaagggaccatGTAGTGCATGACCAGAGATCCTGGAAGGAAGCAGAATGGATAGTGGACAAAggttctttttattcattcatgagttgttggagtcactggctgggtcaaGATTTATCAGCAATCCCTAGTTgctccagagggcagttgagagtaaaCCATATTGCTGTGCTTCTTGAACAATGGAACTATAACTTTCACATAAAAGTTAAAAAAGCATGGCTGCAACAAGTCACCTGACTGTACAGCTCTAGGCTCTAAGTGGATTATAGAAAGATATATTCAGACATGTAAGAATCCTGAAACTATGAGTTTGCAAACAAAGTAAGGAGGTGGAGAATTCAAGCTATGGGGAGAAACTGCAGTGTTTTGTAAGAAGAATTTCAAAGGTGTTCAGCATAAGTCTTTGTTTTGTGCAACCTTCGATTTTTCAAAATTAATGTACCACCATATTTGAATGTTGAGCTATATAAAACATCCTGGCTAAGAACAGCCAGTTTGGAGAACTCCAAGGAGGGATAAAGTGAAAATGTATATAGAAGCCAATTACTGTAATTGGAGTAAAGCCAGGCTGTGTGAAAATATCAAATCCACAAAATGAAACGTTTAACTGCTACTCTGCTGTAACTTGAACCACAATAACTTAAAAGGGGGCTGCATGAGCTATATCAATTGTCAGTTCACTGACATCATGGCCTGGTGACCATGACAATTTGGTGAGGTTTCGTGTACAAGAGCTTGGAGATTGTGGTAAAACTGCCTAACATGTAAATTAAAATGCATAGAGAGTGCTATCTACAACTCTGATTCTTATATCACGGGAAGGAGCTGATTAAACCTGAGAGGATAAAAGGATTTTTTTGAAAGTTCATTTGCTTCTGAAATGTGGGAATCACTGGTCGGGTCAGCATTTATTTACTATCCTCAATTGCCCAGGGAGCAGATATGAGTCAATCATGTTGCttcaggtctggagtcacatgtaggatcAGACCAAGTTAGGaggcagattttcttccttaaagggcattagGTGAGATTTTACGACAATcattacatggtcaccattaggcaCGCTATTAATTCCTAGATTGTACTAGTTGGATTTGActatctgtcatggtgggatgcAAACTCATGTttttctggattactaatccagtgatattaccattaTGTCACCAGTGAGAAGAATTTTGAGAAAGAAGGAAGATTGGCTAGGCTGCaatgttttctttggaacagaggagggtgggggagatttaATTGAGGTGGACAAAATTCTGAGGAATTTCTATGTGGATAGCAAGGAGCAGTTTCTGGTAGCAAAGAAGTAAACAGGGAGCATTACATTTTTCAGCTTAAGGGTGATGAAGGTCTGGAATTCATTGTCTGAATGGTGGGAAGACATAAAACCCCAACGCTACtccaaagaagggtcactggcccagaaatgttaactctgctttctctccacagatgctgccagaccctgcTGAGTTACTACatcaattaggaatgggcaataaatgctggcctatccagcgatgtcctcatcccataaatgataatatttttttaaatgcCTTTTACAGAGGAAAACTTGGTAAGACCCTGAGAAGTACAGACATACTCTGTCTGCCTGACCTCAAAATCTAAGCACAGGAATCTCAAATCATAAATACAATCACtgtattaattttctcaccaagTATTTGTTGAGCCCCCTCTGATTATCCAAGCTTCTGTTCTGTCATTGAGCATCATCCGAGTGAACATAGCAGCACCAAACAAGTGAATGAGCCCTGGTCTTTATGAACAAAATGATGGCAGATGTCACCGACAGTGCTATCAAATAGCACACAAACTCTCTGAAGATCAGTTTGGGGTCCACCAGGGCTGCTcggctcctgacttcattactgTCATTGTGCAACATGGAAAagagagctgaatttcagagatGAGGTCAGAGTTACTGCCCTTGACATCCGTCATAtttatcattttactgtttgtttggttCTTTAGGAGGCTGGGAAGGTATGACTTTAACACTAATTTACCAGCGGAAACTAGGTATCAACAATTAAAAGACCTGGAGGTGCTGGATTTGATAAATTTCACTTTCAATCCTGTCAGGCACTGGTCATTAAGAGAAATGGGGTCACAAGTTTTACAAAGTGTGAGGGGTTTCCTGTCTGAAGTAAAACTGATGTTGGTTGTTTAATAGGGAATTCTACAAGTAGGACTTGTGTGTGGCATAGCAAGTCATTCTAAATCCTCCTTTGAATACAGCAATATCCATTTATCAAGACTCTCCTCGAACAAGTTTCTATCCATGTTGCTTTATCTTTTTTAAAAGTTTCTTTAACGTTAGAAGCTATGATTAAAGAAGTTATAACAGAGCATTTGGATAAGTTTGAGGTAATCATTCTGGGTCAACATAGTTCTGTGAAAGGGAGATCATACTTGACAAATccattggagttctttgaggaggtaacatgTACTGTGGATAAAGAGGAACCAGTGGTTgtactgtacttagatttccagaaggcaagTTTAAGTTAGAAAGTCAAAGTTTATTGTGGATCATTGTTCAGAGGATAATGTATCGACATGAATAACAAACGGAAAATAGAGAGCAAGTGAGAGTGGTTCATTTTCAGATTGGCTAGATGCTATGCATGGTCTGCCACAGGAATCAATGCTGGGATATCAATTGTTTGCAGAACTGTTCTGACAAAGGGCCAAACACTAATTCTGCTTTTCTCTCTACAAGTGCTGCTGGACAGCTGAAttactccagcactttctgtcttTTTGAATAAGCTAGTCTTGTATCCGCTGGGATTTAAAAGAGTATGAAAAGACTAACAGCTAACATGAAGGGCCTTTCCCAAATCTTCTGTGGCACATAAATAGTAGAAGCATGGTTAGACGAGGAATAGGGCCAATTAGAGTCCAAAAAGGCAATTTACTCATGAAGGCAGGGGCATGGAAAAGGTATTTTGCATTTATCTTTACAACAGaggaggatgctgcctggccatgGTGACAAAGGAGGAAACTATGTCATTGGACAGTTCAACATGGTAAGGAAAAAGTCTTGATAGATTGTTGTTATTTAAAGTTGACAAGATGCATGCATCCAATGATTCTGAAGCAGGTGAGGGTCGAAATTGTTGGCACATTGACCTGATGTTGGGGAGGTGCTAGAACCCTGGAGAAAATCAAATATTACAGCCTTGTTCACGAAAGGTTATAAGGAATAGGTTATTAGCAATTATAGACCAGCTAGTTTAGTTTTGGTGGTGGAAAAGCTTTTAAAACAATTATTTGGGATAGAATCATATGGAAAAATGTAAGTGAATTAAGAAGAATCAGCATTAATTTCTAAAGGGAAAATTGTGTTTAACTAACTTGCTGGAGGTTTTTGTTTGAAGAAGCTGCACAAAGGTTCAATCAGGGTAATgctgttgatgtggtatacatgaatTTCCAGAAGATATTTAATTCAGTGCCACACACCAGACTTGTGAATAAATTATAAGGCCTGATATAAAAGGGATAGTAGCcaagtggatacaaaattggctggggGTTGGAAACATAGAGTAATGCTCAATGGATATTTTTTGGGTTGGAGGAAGGTTTGCAGTGGAATTCCCTAGCGGTTGATATTGGCATACTTGCTCTTCCTGACATATATTAATGGTTTGGATCTTGGTGTGTagggacaatttcaaaatttgtagATAACATGAAACTTGGaaaaattgtaaactgtgaggatgACAATGCAGAACTCCAAAAGAACATTGTCAAAGTGGTGGAGTGGTGAATGGGTAGCAGTTGAGGCTCAATGTAgagaagtgtgagatgatgcactgtAGTAGGAAGaacattataaaacaaaataaagtaGGAGATACAATTCTAAAAGAGGCGCAGAAGCAAAGGGACCAGATATATATGTGCACAAATCAAGGTAACAGGGCATTTGGAGAGAGCTGTTAATAAAGTATAGTTTCCTCAACTTTATTCATAGGGGCATAGAATAaaaggtgaatttgtacttgtataAGACACTTGTAGACttaatctggagtattgtgagtaCTTGTGGGTGGTGCATTATAAGAAAGGTGTGAATGCATTGGAAAgtgtgcagaagtgatttacaaaATTCATTCCAGGGATGACAAACTTCAGTTACAATGATAGATTGAAGAATTTCAGACTGTTCTTcctggcagcacagtggctcagtggctagcactgctgcctcacagtgctagggatccaggttcaatcctagtctcaggcaactgtccatgtggggtttgcacattctccctgtgtctgtgtgggttttgttcaggtgttctggtttcctaccatagtccagagatgtgtagattaggtaaattggctgtgctaaattgctcatagtgttcagggatgtgtaggttaggtgcattagtcagggggaaacatggggaatgggtctgggtggattactctttggacggtcagtgtggacttgttgggccaaagggtctgttcacacactttagggattctattctaagaAAAAGCCTGAGAACAGATTTGAcacaagttttcaaaatcatgagtgggctggatagactagatagggagaaactgcaCCTGCTCAGAAAAGGAACAAGAATATGAGGTCACAGAtataaagtgatgtgcaaaagaaGAAAGGGTGATGTGAGGAAAAATAGTATCATACAGCGAATAATTCGGGGTATGGAATGAATCACCTGGAGGTGTGGTGAAGTTAAATGTAACTGAGACATTCTAGAGAGCATTGGGTGATAATTTGGATGGAAATTATGTGCAGGGCTTGAAGAAAATGCAGGATATTGGCACAAGATAATGTTTCTCATTTgaagaatggcctccttctgtgattCTTTAATGACAGCATAATTAGGAAATAAATTAATGTACTTTCAAAATATTCCCCCAGCACATGTTCTGAAAGGGACTTTTCACAAAATTAAATGTAGGCTTCTTAAAGTACATGGATCATCAAAAAGCATTTAAAGCGAAATGACCAACAGGTACTTAGAAAGGAAAGTGGGATTATAGTGGATTGCCCTAGTTTAATTCGCAGAAGAACAATGGCCTATTTTTTCTGTGTATTTCTAAAATGTTCCCAGCACTGATGACAGATAAACTGGACTGCACTCAACTGAGGGATGGTAGATTCTTTTGATCTCTGGTACCCTCTGGTGGACGTTGTATTACGACGACTGATTTTCTAAAGAACCAGACACTGGGTTTGGATGGCAATCTGCAAACGTTTCTTAAATAAACTGCATTATTAAATtttatttccctcttaagaatacatttttaaaaaagacatcgaaagagagagagagaaagaaacggagacagagtgagggacagtgggtgGAGGCTGgctgaatgggggtggggtgaagatttcaaggaaagagagaaaggaaaaaacaAAGAccttcagagagagaaagagacaagtgGACCAGACCtgtattttttttctctgtttctgGATTCCAATTTTAACATAAGAGGAACAGTGAACGATTGTGACATTCTCCAGGGCGGTCAATTTCGGTCAGCCTCCTTCATCTCAGGGTCTTCAAATCTTGATCAACCAGATATGTGTTGGAGGTAACCGTGTCAACTCTCAGATCCCACCGCCTCAAAATAAAATGACCTGGAAGCCGAATGGAGTGATTGGAATTGCCACGTTGGCTAATGGAGCTAATTTTAGTTAGTTGCTGTTTCTGATCCCGATGGGAATTGAAAATGCAGTGAACACaacgagagggacagagacagttacactcacacacagtcgcCTAACATTCATCAATAGGAAATTCTGAATGATTCAATCTGATTCACAAACTTTGGTTAGAAACCAAAGAAAAAGTCACAGTGATTCTGTTGTGTGCAATAACACTTCCGAATATTTATACTGTATATATTAAAATTCAATTAAACAGCGGAATTGAGCCCTTGAGTCAAGGGAGTCTGTGCTTCCGATCCAGAACGTGATAAGTTCCAGCTCTAGCAAGTGGAGACTGAAGAGAAGATGTGAATAGTGGGTAGATATTTGAGGGGAAGAAGATTAATTATTTGAGAGCATTGGATGTAGTTGGTTTCCCAAAACCCATCAGGTAAATAAGGGAGAGTGCCTCAGAATCTCTTTCTCATGAATAGTTCAAGCTTGCCGTATACCAGATGTTTCACAGACACAACAGACAATCAATCAGGTCCTGGAAATGTTCCTCGCTTACCAAGCTTACACTTACAGAAAGCCGCACATAACAGACATAGTTAGAACTCATAAAACGACAGTGGCGAAATAgatacagaattagctgaatGACAGGAAACTGAGATTAATGGTGAATGGTTAGTTTTTAGTGTGGAGGACGGTTTACATCAGGATTGACCAGATATCATTACCAGAACCTTTGCTTTTCTTGGTGATTTCCACCCGGATGTACAGGGTAAAATTCATCGTTCGCAGATGGCACAAGACTCAATTGTATTGTGAACCGTTAGGAGTATAGCATTCAACTTCAAAAATATAGACAGCTTGGTGAAATAGGTGGATAAGTGGGGGATAAAATGTAATAAAGGAGAAGCAAGATGAGATTAACGCTGGTAGGaagaatgaaaagagaaaaactGAAACAAATGATATAACTGTAAAGGGATGCAGGAAGAGAGATATCAGGGAATATACTTGCAAAAGTCGGGGAGGTGGTAGGACAGGCTGAACAAGCAGTTGATAAAGAAACCAGAATCCGAGgttttattaatagaggaatGGTGTGCGAAAGCGAGGAAGTTATGTTAAATGTGCTTAAAACTTTAGTTCAATCtaaactgtgttcagttctggacacCACACTATAGAAAGTAAGTGAAGGCACGAAAGAGGATGCCGAAAATGGGATAGATTAGATAAATTAGGATTTTCTCTTTGGGGGTAAGATTTGAAGAAGATTTGAtcaagttgttcaaaatcatgagaggtctgAACAAAGTAAAAAGGGAAAAGCTCTTCCCATTGGCAGAAGGATCCAGTAGAGGACACAAATTTAAGATTATTGACAAAATAAAAAAGCAATTTGATGTGAGGCATTTTGCTTTTACACACGGGTAATGGCTGGaaactggaatgcactgcctgagagtaaGGTGGAAGTAGATTCCAAGGAGTCTTTGAAAAGTTAACTGGGTAATTTCCTAAAGAGGAAGTTTTTTTTCACAACTGTGATCAAAATGTAAGAGAATTACTCTTGCAGAAAATTGGCACAGACAGTGGGTAATTATAAACCATTCTGTGTTTCTATGCTACATGGCAGCATTGGTTCATGTCCCCACATTTTTTCTCTAATTAGCCCTAACTCATTCCGATTGTCTATTCCAGTTTGACTGTATTTCTTGCCCTTTCTGAGCTGTGTTCTACTTAACTTTTACCTTTCCAGTCCCTTTTCATAACCCAACACGAATGATTATTGCACAAAGTGAAGCAGTTTTTCACCTTTTTCCTGAAATTTTAATTATATTTTCAGGAGATTAAAATAGTTGTCTCATCCCTTGTAAACAAAAATGACCTATTTGTAACCCTTCAGCTGATCAGGGCACAATATCTGCACCTGCCAGTTGCTTATGGACTTCCTCCAATAAATCCAGGATAGCCTATCCAAATTGCTACAGTGGTAAGGGATGGGGGTGCACCGATGTAAGTGTGACTAAGGCTATCCACTGCGCCATGATCAAATGTACCAGTCGCCACTGCTCCCCTGAAGGACCTCGCATCTCATGTGTATGCCTCGAGGAGGAACCTGTCTCTGTTATCACAGGTATTCAGGCCCTTTGTGGAATGGGTAATAGCACCCACCTTCATTATGAGACCCTAATGGTACTCACATCTTCCCAATTGTGATGGGGGGGCTCAAATCTTACACAAATCTGTCTGGGTTTTGTTTTGTAGACTGAACAACTCACAGTAGTTTTGTGTATTTTCTGTTTTGAGACACAAAAAGAATCAGATTAATTATCAAGAGACAACAGAAATTAAGATCGGAAGAGTCTGGGTCCCTGGGATCTGAGGCATCAGGTGTCGGAAAGATTGGAATGAATTATATAATTAATCACTAGAGTGATGGCTCCAGTAAATACGTGGTAAACACAAGATTCAAGAAGAATTTTACAACAACAAACGGCATACTTTTATTCTATTTAACGTAGTAAAATATCCTCAGGCTTTTAAGGTGCAGtgccagaaagaaagaaaaatacaaaGAGGAAGATACATTCTAAAAGCTGACCTCCGAGGAGTAAAATGTAAGCGGCATCTTAAAGGAAATGATAATAGCTGACAAGTGGAGCGAGGTAGAGAAGTGGAGATTAAGTTGGAGAGATGGAGAAAGGCAGAGAAACAAGGAGAGGTAAAGGGGCAGGGAGGGAGAggtagacagatagagagagggactgaggagATAGAGAGGCAAGGAAACAAAGAGAGGCAGGGTGAGGAAATCTGATAGAGAGAGGTGTAGAGAAGTGAGGGAGAGTTAGAAAAGCAGCCAGAagtagagaggcagagagtggcagagaagTAACAAGAGGTAGAGAAGCGGGGAGAGGTTGGGAGGCAGGGAAGGGTGGAGAGGCAGGAAAGAGGTAGACGGTTTTGGAGATGTGGGGAAAGGTAGAGAGATGTGAGAGATAAAGAGATGGGATGAGATACAAAGATGGAataagaaagagagatggggagatgtaaagaggtgaaaagagttgggagggggcagggaaaggtggagagatagagagagggtgttcTCAGGTTTAGAACCTTGGAATAGCTATTTATAGTCAGACATAGGAGGTAAGGAATGGTCAATAGGCCAGAGTTCAGGAAATCAGGTCTCAGAGAGACCTTGCGAGGCTAGAGGAAGTTTCATGCAACTCGCGTCCTCGTTCGCTATAACATTAACCTGGATTTAATTTCTATTACTCCACACTGCTGCATATACAATTACACTGCTTCCAATATAATACAAAATGTAATAAAAATTCCAATACAACACTAATAAAATAGAAATATTTCCTGGTCCTGACTTTAAACTCTCGTGAagcatatatatacatatatatatgaTTTAAAAAACACTGTACTAGCCCAATCTTTAATCTCAGTTGATGTTTTGCTTTCCTGTCTCCTGCCCCGCCCCACAAGCACTCTATTGTTCTGCATTTGTGTCCAAATCTTGCGTATACACCCTAACATGATACACATGCTGAACAATACTGAAAGACCTTTAAGGCTATATTTTATGCAGATTTTCTGACTGGACATAGAACGTTCAGAATCCTGTATGTGACCTGTGTGTGATCTATGAATTAGCGGGATCTTAGATATGCGCAGTCGGCTGTCACCTGCCGCTGTCCAGTTgttgaaataatgaaatggccCGAGCACGAAAACATACCGGGGCTGCCGGATATCAGAGATAaatacagaaagtgctggaaatgtCCCGACTCCGTGTATTGTCCCATTGAAACACAACACTCTCTATAACCTGGTGCAACTCAAGAGTGTTTCAATCTTGCCTATAATCTCTGCTGGTAGCACTGGGTCGCTGTTGGTGTGTCTGAGATCAACACGATCACTGTCCAGTGCTGAAGTAGATCCAATGCAATGTTCCCCCTGATCCTGCGCTAACCTCACAGGCCCTGCTGTCTGTTAAAGTCCTGGTAGGACGAGGCTTCTCCTGGGTGTTTCCCGAAAGCGGGAAGCAAGTTCAGCCTACAATGCAGTCAGACTGGGCGCTGTCCAGTGCTAGTCATTGAGAATCGAGGAGACCCAGACGGAGGgcgtggggttggggtgggacaGAGGTATTAATTTATGTAAATAAAGTTTATTAATATTAATTTCAatggaggagggagggggctcgGGAACCGGCCGGATCCATGTGCTCGGGATCGGGAGGGGGTTCCAAGCCTTGGCAGGTTTTGGATCCTTGTCTCCCGGGCGGTGGAAACGGTGTGTCGCGGCTGCAGTTGGTGGGACACACCTTTGGGTGAGGAGGGGAAGCAGTGACCCGGGGCCGGGCGGGGGGAGATGCGGGTGACTGGGGTAACTGGGAGACGCCTTATCCTCCCCCACCCATCCCTCTGGGTCTACCGGAGGTTCGGTGGGGGGGGCTGGTCCGGGCGGGTATAAAAGCGGCGGCTCGGCTGGTCCCGCCCTATTGCCGCCGCCGACCATGAGTCTGACTCCGGAGCTGTATCCGTCCTCCTACCGCCGCCTGTACGGGGAGGCTCCCCGGGCCACCGCCCGCTACTCGGTCACCTCGAGCCGCAGCAGCAGCTTCAGGTCCCAGTCCGTGCCCCGGGGCGGCCTGCTGTCGGTGCCGTCCCCGGCCGTGTACCGGCGCTCCGCCGACCTGGAGCTGCTGCAGAGCTCGGGCCTGGGCAACGAGTTCCGCATCACCCGCACCAACGAGAAGGAGCAGCTGCAGGGCCTCAATGACCGCTTCGCCGTCTACATCGACAAGGTGCGCGGCCTGGAGCAGCAGAACCGGGCTCTGGAGGCCGAGCTGAGCGTGCTCCGGCAGCGCCAAGCCGAGCCCAGCCGCCTGGCCGAGCTCTACGAGCAGGAGATGAGGGAGCTGAGGAGCCAGGTGGACGAGCTGAGCTCGGGCCGGTGCCAGGCGCTGCTGGACCGGGACAGCCTGGAGCAGGAGCTGCAGCAGCTCCGCCagcggctggaggaagagcagcgAGGCCGGGAGGAGGCCGAGGCCACTGCCCGGGCTTACCGCAAGGACGTGGACGGGGCGACGCTGGCCCGCCTGGAGCTGGAGAAGAAGCTGCAGGCGCTCATGGACGAGCTGGGCTTCGTGCGGAAGCTGCACGACCAGGAGCTGGAGGAGCTGCGGGGCCTGCTGCACGCCGCCCAGGTGCAGGCCGAGGTGGAGCTCGACACCGCCAAGCCCGACCTGACCGCCGCCCTGCGGGACATCCGCGCCGAGTACGAGAGCCTGGCGGCCCGCAACACGCAGTCGGCCGAGGACTGGTACCGCAGCAAGTTCGCCGACATGAGCGAAGCAGCGGCCAAGAACAACGAGGCGCTGCGGGCCAACCGGGAGGAGCTGAGCGAGTACCGCCGCCAACTCCAGTCCCGCACCATCGAGGTGGAGGCGGTCAGAGGCACCAACCAGAGCCTGGAGCGCCAGCTCCGGGAGATGGAGGAGCAGCACAGCGCCGAGGTGGCGGGTTACCAGGTACACGGGACTTTCAGAACCATGGCCAGCGGCAGatagcgctctctctctctctctctctctccctccctcccccctccttctccttcccactcctccgccctctcactctctctctcactctctcctccgccctctcactctctctctctcactctctctttcactctctcctccgccctctcactctctctctctctcactctctctccctcccccctccttctccttcccactcctccgccctctcactctctctctccctcccccctccttctccttcccactcctccaccctctcactctctctctcactctctcctccgccctccccccctctctctctctccttgaacaGGTATAACACGGGGTTAGAGTAAAGCTTATTCTACATTCCCAGAATACAAATAGAAAGTCTTTGTGTCTTTATAATAATGATTTTAAAAGACTAGTGTTTTTCTTTGAATACACCAAATTTGTACAGTTGAGTTTCTTCTTTTTGCCCAACTCCCTTCATTATAGACAGTAATGAGCAGACAGGCTTCAGTCATGAACAGAGGCTGGACTTTAAGTTTTAAATTGCcaccatcct
Above is a genomic segment from Chiloscyllium punctatum isolate Juve2018m chromosome 38, sChiPun1.3, whole genome shotgun sequence containing:
- the LOC140463401 gene encoding alpha-internexin-like, which translates into the protein MSLTPELYPSSYRRLYGEAPRATARYSVTSSRSSSFRSQSVPRGGLLSVPSPAVYRRSADLELLQSSGLGNEFRITRTNEKEQLQGLNDRFAVYIDKVRGLEQQNRALEAELSVLRQRQAEPSRLAELYEQEMRELRSQVDELSSGRCQALLDRDSLEQELQQLRQRLEEEQRGREEAEATARAYRKDVDGATLARLELEKKLQALMDELGFVRKLHDQELEELRGLLHAAQVQAEVELDTAKPDLTAALRDIRAEYESLAARNTQSAEDWYRSKFADMSEAAAKNNEALRANREELSEYRRQLQSRTIEVEAVRGTNQSLERQLREMEEQHSAEVAGYQDTIGHLEDELRNTKTEMARHLREYQDLLNVKMALDIEIAAYRKLLEGEETRLSTSITNLPLTNTNPALMVPTQPRFSTTTTTSIVSSKKELKEEGPKMSTKLSKQKAEAYEEIIEETIVSTKKVEREDQNASSQKTEVTNPPK